In Desulfobotulus pelophilus, one DNA window encodes the following:
- a CDS encoding tRNA (cytidine(34)-2'-O)-methyltransferase, whose protein sequence is MCRVKAERHVVLVHPEIPWNTGCVGRTCLGVGATLHLVEPLGFSLSAKEVRRAGLDYWPRVSLQVWPDFASFMDSMKPGQEEILFFTKTASRTFRDIIPLKRMILVFGSESRGLPPEILASFTGQHVHIPIHDSIRSLNLSTAVGIGLFESMRGRDPGHGW, encoded by the coding sequence ATGTGCAGGGTCAAGGCAGAACGTCATGTTGTACTGGTTCATCCGGAGATTCCGTGGAATACGGGCTGTGTGGGCCGTACCTGTCTGGGAGTGGGGGCCACGCTGCATCTGGTGGAGCCCCTTGGATTTTCCTTAAGCGCAAAGGAGGTAAGGCGGGCGGGCCTTGATTATTGGCCAAGGGTTTCTTTGCAGGTCTGGCCGGATTTTGCCTCTTTTATGGATTCTATGAAGCCTGGTCAGGAAGAAATTCTTTTTTTCACCAAAACAGCCAGCCGGACATTCAGAGATATCATCCCTCTGAAGAGGATGATTCTTGTGTTCGGTTCTGAGTCCAGGGGACTGCCACCGGAAATTCTGGCCTCATTCACGGGCCAGCATGTGCATATTCCCATCCATGACAGTATACGTTCCCTGAATCTTTCCACGGCCGTTGGCATCGGCCTTTTTGAAAGCATGAGGGGAAGGGATCCGGGCCATGGATGGTAG
- a CDS encoding DUF1007 family protein, translating into MKKNASRMKIPVGCWVVLFFFAGFLWGKQALAHPHVFVQTALELELDEKGVRGIWQRWAFDEYFSAWVIEDFDKNADGVFCEKEVQTVYEETFQNLENFGFFTTILKDGKKVPVKRIEHFSVEIEEGHAVYSFFIPFVLSPEEETATFHVAVYDESFYCHLFFPPQNVGIRKNGHGWKVVSVPEERPDLAYYYGFMTPVALRFEVEIQ; encoded by the coding sequence ATGAAAAAAAACGCCAGTAGAATGAAAATACCGGTCGGGTGCTGGGTGGTGCTGTTTTTCTTCGCAGGTTTTTTATGGGGAAAGCAGGCTCTGGCCCACCCTCATGTGTTTGTGCAGACGGCCCTTGAGCTGGAGCTGGACGAAAAGGGGGTACGGGGTATATGGCAGAGATGGGCCTTTGATGAATATTTCAGTGCCTGGGTCATAGAAGATTTTGATAAGAATGCGGATGGGGTCTTCTGCGAAAAGGAAGTGCAGACCGTTTACGAGGAAACCTTTCAGAATTTAGAAAACTTTGGCTTTTTTACGACGATTCTGAAGGATGGCAAGAAGGTTCCCGTTAAAAGAATAGAGCATTTTTCCGTGGAGATTGAAGAAGGCCATGCTGTTTATTCCTTTTTTATTCCCTTTGTCCTGTCCCCGGAAGAAGAGACGGCAACATTCCATGTGGCGGTTTATGATGAATCTTTTTATTGCCATCTTTTTTTTCCGCCGCAAAATGTGGGAATAAGGAAAAACGGCCATGGCTGGAAAGTGGTGTCTGTTCCCGAGGAAAGGCCGGACCTTGCCTACTATTACGGATTCATGACGCCTGTGGCGCTTCGCTTTGAGGTGGAAATACAATGA
- a CDS encoding nickel/cobalt transporter yields the protein MLVCLLLAMTGEVFASSPFQRSVQVAPAEKESSFKPADLLPSWVRDAGSKAMGRILVWQVQLRQKAGGYARQIRENPWGKAFWSYMGLAFAYGVVHALGPGHGKVFVSTWFLSRRGSLTQAMAMGGLMGFLHVFSALVLVFVLYFILKAGGPGAMDGAGSQIQKFSAGLIVLVGLFMVWKAFRGMTHGHGAGEDCACCASDSDRRSLLSLSLAVGMVPCPGAALILFFSISLDILLAGVLAMVFLAAGLSLTTITFGVLSLYARKAFSAMGSGVWVRPLWYQVPVLAGALCITGMGVLLFFSPV from the coding sequence ATGCTTGTGTGTTTGCTGCTGGCTATGACCGGTGAGGTTTTTGCCAGCAGCCCCTTTCAGCGGTCTGTGCAGGTCGCACCAGCGGAGAAGGAATCCTCCTTCAAACCCGCAGACCTTCTGCCTTCATGGGTCCGGGATGCCGGTTCCAAAGCCATGGGCAGGATTCTTGTCTGGCAGGTGCAGCTTCGTCAGAAGGCGGGGGGGTATGCCCGCCAGATCCGTGAGAACCCTTGGGGTAAGGCTTTCTGGTCCTATATGGGGCTGGCCTTTGCCTATGGGGTGGTCCATGCCCTGGGGCCGGGTCATGGCAAGGTTTTTGTGAGTACATGGTTTTTAAGCAGAAGGGGCAGCCTGACTCAGGCCATGGCCATGGGAGGACTCATGGGCTTTCTCCATGTATTCTCAGCCCTTGTGCTGGTTTTTGTTCTTTATTTTATTTTGAAAGCAGGAGGGCCCGGTGCCATGGACGGCGCAGGCTCACAGATACAGAAGTTCAGTGCCGGACTGATTGTGCTTGTGGGGCTCTTTATGGTCTGGAAGGCCTTTCGGGGTATGACTCACGGACATGGGGCAGGGGAGGATTGTGCCTGCTGTGCCAGCGACTCCGACAGGCGCAGCCTTCTTTCCCTGAGTCTGGCCGTGGGCATGGTTCCCTGCCCCGGTGCGGCGCTCATCCTCTTTTTTTCCATTTCTCTGGATATTCTGCTGGCAGGGGTACTGGCCATGGTCTTTCTGGCGGCTGGTCTTTCTTTGACCACCATCACCTTTGGCGTGTTGTCCCTTTATGCAAGGAAGGCCTTTTCCGCCATGGGATCCGGGGTGTGGGTGAGGCCCCTGTGGTATCAGGTTCCGGTCCTTGCAGGGGCCCTGTGTATTACAGGCATGGGGGTCTTGCTTTTTTTCAGTCCTGTGTAG